In Trichocoleus desertorum ATA4-8-CV12, a genomic segment contains:
- a CDS encoding SRPBCC family protein: protein MPLQQSFEQSIQISASATAVERCITDLNLMHRWLNPALRCESLGEWSTDVGSRSRFIIQIPFLQPSLNSVVAAREPGLVVWEFDGFFHGRDRWECNPNDRGTYLLNRFEFEIPNSLVRFGFNTFAASWTQEDMQAQLRRLKRVAEELHRKLHT, encoded by the coding sequence ATGCCATTGCAGCAGAGTTTCGAGCAGTCTATTCAAATCAGTGCTAGTGCTACCGCTGTAGAGCGCTGTATTACAGACCTAAACCTAATGCATCGTTGGTTGAATCCAGCTTTGCGGTGTGAATCTCTAGGCGAATGGAGTACCGATGTGGGTAGTCGCAGCCGTTTTATTATTCAGATCCCGTTCTTGCAGCCTTCGCTGAATAGTGTAGTGGCTGCAAGAGAACCAGGTTTAGTGGTGTGGGAGTTCGATGGTTTCTTTCACGGGCGCGATCGCTGGGAGTGCAACCCCAATGATCGGGGCACCTACCTGCTCAACCGCTTTGAATTCGAAATTCCCAACTCACTGGTGCGGTTTGGCTTCAATACCTTCGCCGCTAGCTGGACGCAAGAAGATATGCAAGCTCAGCTACGCCGCCTGAAGCG